Below is a genomic region from Marinobacter salarius.
TTACGAGAGCGTTCCGATGATGGGCCCATGGATCGAGAGGTCTCGGTCCAGGCTCTGGGCAGTGTCCTGGGTTATGGCATAACCTCGAAGCTGGCGGTGTTCGGCGTTGTCCCTTACTTTTTCAACAAGACACTGGACGTCACCACGCCCATGGGCCGGATTGAGCGCGATACCGGCGGCATCGGCGACGTCTCGTTGTTCGGGCGTTACACGGTTTACCAGGACGACTTCACCGGCGGCACCTTCCGGGTCGCGCCGATTTTCGGGCTCACCGCACCAACCGGCGACAGTGACGACCGCGATCGTTTCGGCGAACTGCCACGCCCATTGCAGGTTGGTGACGGAGCCTGGGATGGGTTTGGCGGCGTGGTGGCCACCTATCAGACTTTGCAGTACCAGATGGACGCGCAGTTGCTCTACCGCGAAAACGGGCGCCACGAAGGCTTCGCCCACGGCGACGAGACCCGTCTCGACGCCTCACTGCAATACCGGATCTGGCCACTCAGCCTGGAAGGTGTATCCGGCACTCCAGGCTTTACCTACGCCCTGCTCGAATCCAATCTCATTCACCGCGAGCGCAACGAGATCGGCAGTGGTACCGATGCCAATTCCGGTGGTACCCAATGGCTGCTGGCGCCCGGTTTGCAATACATCACCCGGCGTTGGGTCGTCGAGGGCACGGTACAACTGCCGGTGGCCGAAGATCCCAATGGTGATGCCATTCAGGACGATTACATTGTACGCGTTGGCTTTCGCCGCAATTTCTAGGGGTTGAGGGCATCATGAGAAACGTTGGTAAATGGCTCACCTACAGTACGCTCGGGCTGGTGGCAGCACTCACCCTGCTTGGCTGCGCGGGCGGAGCCATCAACTGGAACCAGGAACCGCCCTACTCGCTGACGCTTGCCTGGGGCGAAAAAGGCAGTGGTCCAGGGCAATTCAATGATCCCACCGGGATTGCGGTAACAGACACCGAGGTTTTCATCTCCGATGCCCGCAACGGGCGTATCCAGGTTTTCGATCACCAGGGGCAATTCAGGCGTGAATTCGGTGCACCCGGCGATGGGATCGGTGAGCTCGGGCGCCCCATGAACCTGACCATTCACAACGACAAACTTTACGTGCCGGAGTACATGAACGACCGGATTCAGGTGTTCAGCCTGACTGGCGAGCCGCTGAGGATCATTGGCAGCCCCGGCAAGGGGCCTGGCCAGTTTAACGCGCCCGGAGGTGTTGCAGTGGCCAATGACGGTGATCTGTTTGTGGCGGACTTTTACAATCACCGTGTGCAACATTTGAACACGGATGGCTCATTCGTCAAACAGTGGGGAACAACCGGGAAGACTGGCAGGAGTGCCGGCGAGTTTACCTATCCAACCGACGTGGCTCTGGGAAAGGATGGGGCTCTCTACGTGGCCGATGGCTACGGAAATCGTGTCCAGGTTTTTGACGCTGGCGGCGATTTCCTGCACAAGTGGGGAGGGCCGTTTGCCCTGGGCCTTTACGGGCCTTTCAAGGGCTGGTTCACCACCACGACGTCCATCGCGATTGGCCCCGAAGGCAATGTCTTTGTGGCGGATTTCTATAATGATCGTATACAGAAGTTCGCGGCGGATGGGGGTTACCTCACCGCATTTGGCAGCGAGCCGGAGAACCCCGGCCACATGGCGATGGCGGTTGCCGCTGGCCATGATGGAGCGGTGTGGAGCGTGAATTTTGCCGACAACCGGGTCGGGAGGTGGGAGCCGGATTAAGTGGTCTGATGCTCAGCCATCCCGTGGATCAGACCGTGATGGTTCGGTGTCGGGCTGTCCCGGAAAGACTCGGCAAATCCGGAACAGAATGGTCGGCCGTCCCGCCCCGTTGTGACGTGTGTATGCACCCGAAAGACCCGGTTGATCAGGGGCTCGGTAATAACCTCTCCGGGGCTGCCGATGGTTTCGAGCCGGCCGTCCGCCAGAACCGCAATCCGGTCGGCAAATTGTGCGGCCTGGTTCAGGTCATGCAATGACATCACCACCGTCAGCCCGTGTTCCCGATTCAGCTTGGACAGCAATTCCAGTACTTCCAGCTGGTAGCCCCAGTCCAGAAACGTGGTGGGTTCGTCCAGCAGCAGAATGTCGGTTTCCTGGGCCAGGGCCATGGCGATCCATACCCGCTGCTGTTGCCCTCCGGACAGCGCTTCTACCGGTCGCTCCGCCAAATCCGAGACCCCCGTCATTGCCATGGCATCGAGGGTTGCGTTGTCGTCGGTGGTGAGGTTGCGCTGCCACCATTTGCGGTGTGGGAAACGACCCAGCGCCACCAGATCCTGAACCCGAATGCCATCGGGAACGATCGGTTTCTGGGGCAGCATGGCGAGCCTGAGGGCCAGTTTGCCCCGGTGCCATTGGTCAACCGGCTGGTCGTCCAGGTAGACCTGACCGGACCGGGCCGGCAACAGGCCCGCAAAGCTTTTCAGCAAAGTACTTTTACCAGAACCGTTGGGGCCCAGCAGGCAGGTAATCCCACCCTCGGGAATGGCCAGCGAGACGTTGTCCACGACCGGTTTGGAGCCATAGGCAAGAGAGAGCTGCTCGGTTCGTAACATGGAGAATCCCGGCCTCAGGGTTGTCGCGATAACAGATAAAGAAAGAACGGTACACCAAGGACGGCGGAAACCACACCCACGGGCACTTCGTAGGGTGTAAACAGCGTCCGGCCGAGCAAATCCGCCAATACCGCCAGCACCGCTCCCAATAGTACACACAACACCAGTTGGACCGGAAGGTTGGCCCCAGCCAGCCGTCGGCTGATGTGGGGAATCAGCAAACCAATGAAGCCAACCGGCCCCACCACGCCCACGGCACTGGCCGCCAGCAGGGTGGCAATCAGCAGGGCAAAGGCGCGCCAGCGGTTCAGGCCCAGGCCCAGAGTGCGAACGTGTTGATCGTCAAGCTGCATGACTTCCAGGGGACGCACTAGCAGGCCGACACCGACCAGACCAATAAGCGTCCATGGCAGCAACGTGTGTAGGTGCTGCCATTCGGCGCCGTACAGTGAGCCAGCCAGCCACTGGGCAACCAGTTCAGTATGGGCGTGGCCCCAGAATGCCAGCGCACCGGTGGTCAGTGCATGCAACATACCGGCAATGACCGCACCGGTCAGCGTCATTTTGACCGGCGACAGCTGGCCATGCCGCATGCCCAGGAAGTACACCGCAAGCGCTGTTACCAGCCCGCCTGCCATGGCAAACAGGGGCAAATACTGAAGGGCAAACGACGTATTGTTGTAGGGATCGGCACTGGACACCAACCAGTCTCCGATAATAAAAGCGACGACCGCCACCAGGCTGGCGCCGGCGGAGATGCCGAGAATGCCGGCTTCTGCCAACGGATTGCGGCTAAGCAACTGTAACAGCCACCCTGACAGGGCAAAATGAATACCAATCAGGGCGCCGGTCAGGGTACGGGGCAACCGTAATTCGAAGACCACTCGCTGCACGTGTTGAGTGCTGTCGCCGGTCAACCCGGCCCACACCTGGGACCACGTCAGGTCCACCGCCCCCAGTTGGACGCCCGCGACGATGACAACAACCAGGCTGAGCCCGCCAGCCAGAAGCAGCCGGGCAACGGGGCCGGCGCCTGGAATCTGCATTCCACGGCGGTCTGCCCGAGGCGTTGTCGTAGCCGGATGGTTCACGTTATGCGCTCCGGGGTGAGGTTCGCGAGTTAAGCAGATAGATCAGCCAAGGGGCCCCAATAAGGGCCGTCAGCATACCGACGGGTAGCTCCTGGGGAAAGGCCAGTTGCCGAGCCAGGATATCCGCTGCCAGCAACAACAACCCTCCAAACAGAGCGCTCAGGGGCAGCCAGTGCTGGATCTGGTTGCCGGCCAGCCGCCTGGCAATGTGCGGCGCTACTAGTCCAATAAACACGATCGGGCCGGTGAAGGCGACCAGCGCGGCGGCAAGCAGCAAAGCCAGCAGCAGAAAAATCAGTCGCCAGCGGCCGACCGACAGTCCCATGGCAAGCGCCAGATCATCATCAAGTTGCAGTAGGCGGAGGGGTCTCTGCATCGCAATCAGGGCACCGAGCGGAAGCAGCAGCCAGGGCAGCACCATCTGGAGCTGAAGCCAGCCCCGCCCCATCAGGCTACCCGCCAGCCAGTAATACAGTTCCGCCGCCTCCGCCCCGGAAACCAGTAAAAGGCCCGTGGTCAGTGCCGTGGCCAGCGACGTGACGGCGATGCCGGCGAGTACCACACGCTCGGGCTGAAGCTGACGGCGGCCAGCAATGGCAAACGTCAGAGCACCACCGAGCAGCCCCCCGGCAAGAGCCATCAGCGGCAGCCACAGTGCGCCCGGCGAACTCAGGGTTCGAAGCGACACCACCGCCAGGGCAGCAGAGGCAATCACGCCGGTGAGGCCGGGGGATGCCAGCGAATTCCGGGTAACGCCCTGCATGACAGCACCCGCAACCCCGAGGGCCGCCCCACCGAGAATACCGAGCAGATTGCGCGGCAGCCGCAGCTCCAGCACGGTGATGCGCGTCAGCAAGTCGCTGCTGCCGTCGATGGCTGACAGCAACAAGGTCGGCGACACCCATCGGGAGCCCGCCATCAGGCCAGCGAAGAACAGCAGCACGAGGAGAAATACCGTTGCCCCGTAGAGGCCCATCGGGCGTATGGCTGAATCGGAACCCGTCATTTGTCGGGTTCCGATGTCAGCAGCAGGCGCTGTATGTCATCCAGGATACGCTCACGGGCAATCGGACCGGCCCCTTCTTTCCAATAGTGCGGTACTTCGTAGACCTGGCCCGTGCGCACGGCCTTGAGATAGGGCCAGATGGGGTTCATCGTGAACGCGCGCTGACGGCTGGTGGGCAACAGCAGAATGGTATCCGGGTTAAGTTCCAGCAAGGCTTCAAGACTGATCCGGTAGCCCAGTGGGATGCCGCTGTCAGGATTCGGCGGCTGGCCCCCGACATTGTCGAAGCCCAGACGCTCCAGCAGCGCCGTCGGCAGAAAATGGTCGTAATAGACGAAGGGAGTTTCACTACCGCTGGTCAGCAGCGCCACTGTCTCGGCAGGCTTTGGTTCGTTGCGGTCCGCGAGTAATTGAACGCGATCAAGAAAGCGGGTGTTGAGTGCACTGGCTTTCGCCGGTGCACCCAGTGCCTGCCCCGCCAACTCAACCCCCCGCAGGCTGTCCTGGACGGTGATCAGGTCCAGGGCCAGCATCGGGGCGATGGCTTCGATCTGGTCACCGTCTTTCTCGGTATAACGGCGAATGGCGATGACAAGATCCGGCCGGACCGACGACAGTACCTCCAGGTTAGGCTGATGTCGGGGGCCGAGCCCCGTAACACCGTCTAACCGTGACGCCAGGTAGTCGGGCACGCCCTGAAGTCCGTAATCGGTGACGGCAACCGGCGGTATTTCCAGTGCCAGTGCGACATCGGCCCCAAAGGTCGAAATCGCAGCGGGCCGGGCCGCCGGTTCGGACAACCGCAGGGTTTCCCCGCGGTCATCCGTCAACCGGATAGTCTCATCCTGCGCCCATCCTGACGCAGGCGACAGCAAAACAACGAGCAGGATCGTTGCGATCCGGTTACGTAAGCAGGCCATCAGAAGTCGAGCTGTGCCTCAAGGATAAAGCTTCGACCCGGCTGGGGCACACGGCCGACCGGGCTGACGTCCACGCCCCGGAAGTAGTAATCTTCATCCAGCAGGTTGTTGACCGCCAGGCCAAGGTTCAGCACACGATCACCGCCAACCGCGAAATCGCGACCGACCCGGGCCGTAACCAGATGGTAATCCGGCAACTCACCGGCACTGCCATTGCTGGTTTCTTCTTCGGTGTTGTCCGCATCGCTGTAGCTTTCGCTGACGTACACCCAGTTCAGGCTGGTGTCCCAGGCCTGGTAGCTGTATGTCGCGTCAGCACTGACCTTATGGGTGGGCGCGTTGGGCAGCTCGTTGCCTTCGTTGTCACCGGACAGCTGTTCGGTGTCGAGGAAGGTATAGCCAAGGCCCAGTTCCCACTGGCTGTTGAGGTTCCAGCGGTTTGCCAGCTCGATACCCTGGTGACGGGTTTCTCCCAGGTTCTCGAAACGACTGGTCGAACGGTTAAACTGAATCTGATCCTCGTAATCGATGCGGAACAAGGTCGCTGAAGACAGCAGCTCGGGGGTGACCTGCAGGCGTGCGCCCAGCTCGTGGTTCCACGCTGTTTCATTGGCAACTGCACCGTCACGGGTGGTCTGGGCAATCTGTACCGGCACCAGAGAGCGCTGGCTGTTGGCAAAGACAAACAGGTCATCAGACGCCTGATAGCCTACGGTCAGGCCCGGCAACAGCTCATCAGCGTTGTTTTCCTCGGTGTTGCCAGTCAGGTTGTCACGGAAGTCCATGTCGACATCTTCATAGCGCAGGCCCGGTGTCACCGTCAGGCGGTCATCCAGGAACGACACAGTATCACTGATGTAAAATGCCATGGCCCGGGTGTCCAGGTGCCAATCGCGCGCCACGGAACGGTTACCGGAGGAAAATTCCAGGCGATTAACGTCGAACTCCACGTCCTCGCTGACAAATCGTGCACCCAGGGTGATGTCGTGGCGGCCGTGGCGAATAGCAAGCCGTGGCTCCGTGCCCAATACGGTGAACAATCGTGGTGAATCCGCGACATGGGTGGAATCCAGCCCCGGGTCCGCCCAGTGGCCGGTGCCGCTGAGGTTTTGGCCGAAGTAGAAGGTGCGGTCGGCATCGTGCACAAAGTTGCGCCACTGGAATTCCACGTTATCGGCCGGCGTGTATGTCCAGGTGAAGGTCGCGCGGCTCATGTCCGCTTCGTATCCGTCATGTGGGCGCTGGCTCTGGGTGCGATCCTCTTCATAGGCTTGCGGTGTCAGGGCACCGGGCAGTTCGGCCTCGACGCGATAGTATTGCAGCTGGGTGGCCAGTTCATGCTGGTCGTTCAGATAATAGCGGGCGTCCAGGATCAGGTTATCCACTTCGGTATCGGAGTGATCGCGAAATCCGTCGCCACGCTGGACGTTGGCCTGGAACTGCAGGTCGAGCTTGTCGGTCGCCCGGCCGCCGACACGGTAATAGGTATCGGTAAAGACATTGCCGGTCTCTTCCGCAATGGTCACCCGCTCACGAAGGGTCTGGGAGGTTTCCGCCGGAATCGGTTTGGTGACGAAATTCACCACGCCGCCCACGTTGTTGGGGCCGTAATGAACGGAGGCGCCGCCCCGGACAATATCCACGACTTCCAGGCTCGGAAGTGTAACCGGGAAAAGCGACACGCCGACGTTGCTGTAGGGGCCGATGGCAATCGGGTAACCGTCCAGCAGAATCTGAAGCCGTTCACTGCGCAGCGGGTTCAGACCACGCACACCGATGTTGGGAAGGATGCCCGTGCCAGTTTCATCAAGCACCGTGAGCCCCGGAACCGGGCGCAAGGCGTCGTTCAGATTCAGCGCTCCGGTCGCCTGGAGCTGATCCTCCTCCACCACCGTGCGGGCCCCTGTATAGGTCTTCTCGGACTCTTCGGTCGGTGGACCAAGCCAGTCAGCGGTAACATTGAGGCCGGGTAGCTGGGTGGGCGCATCAGCCTGCTCCTGTGCCAAAGCGGACGCCGAGCCAGCCGCCAGAAACGACACGGGGAGCGTGGCTATAGCAACAGACAGTCGATGGCGGCGCAGTGGCGTTGAAACTTCGGACTTCGACATTGGATTCTCCAGCACGTATTATTAAATTTGATTGCGCATTTTACTGATAATAATTCGCATTTCAATTAAATTAGAATATTCCTTCCTCAAAATCTGCTTCCCGGACTACTCGATGAAATGTTCTTTTGGGTGGGGATGCATCAGAAACGCCTGATGGGAAATATTCCAGGCGTAGGCACCGGCGTAACGGAATACCACCAGATCGCCAACCCCGAGCGACTCGACATCAACCCGGCGGGCGAACACATCCTTGGGAGTACAAAGCTGGCCGACCAGGGTAACGGAATGATTGGCAACGACTGGGGCTGCAGCCTCCCTGTCGTGGGTGGGCAAAATGTCAAACGGATGATCGTGGGCCTGGGCCGCCGGAGTCCGGAAGTGGTGGGTGCCGCCCCTGCAGATGGCAAACCATTCCTCGCCGCATCGCTTAACGTCCAGAACTTCGCCAACATAAAAACCACAGGGAGCGGTTATGAAACGACCACACTCGAACCGGATTTTCCAGGCACGATCCGAGTAAGCCTGAAGCAATTCATCAAGGCCGGAACAAAACCCCGACCAGTCAAACTGCTGGTCGGGCCGGGTGTAATTTATCCCGATTCCGCCCCCGACATTTATCTCGGTAATGGTCAGGCCGTACCTGGCTTCCCACGCACGGACGGTTTCCAGATAGTGTGTTATTAACCCGAGGTGGCGTTTTTCATCCAGTTGATGCGACATCAGATGAAAGTGAAAGCCGCGCAGCCTGACTCTGTCCTGCCGCCCGAGCAACGCAAGTGCGTCTGGTATACAGGCTTCTTCCATGCCAAATGGAGTAGGCACACCGCCCATGGTAAGACGTGTAGAGGGTGTGTCTGCCAGTTCGAGATTGATCCTCAGAAGAATGTCCTGGTGAGCCTGCCTGCGGCCGGCAATGTCGCACAGACGCTGCAGTTCCAGCAGGCTTTCCACATGGATCAGTTCAACGTTCTGATCGATGGCCTTTTCCATATCGGATGCCAGTTTGCCGGGACCACCAAAAATCACAGGCGTGTCTGGAAAATGTCGGCGCACCCAGTCCAGCTCACCGCCAGATGCCACTTCGAAGCCATGTACAAAGGGCGCCAAAGCGCCGAGCACCGGTAAGGCAGGATTCGCTTTCGCGGCATAGAACATCTCACAACCGGGCGGTAAACACTCGACTATGCCCTGCGCTCGGTGGCGGAGCTCAGGCAGGTCATACACGTAGGCGCACAGCGGGTCACTGTCCTGGCCTTTCAGTTCCTTGATGGCTCGCTGAACGGAAACAGGTACTTCAGGCATTGCACTGCCCTCCCCTGCTGTCCACGGCTCGGGGCAGAGGCATCGCCAGCGGGTTTGGTACCCAGGTGTACTGCGACTCACGATCCGGACGCTTGAAAAGGCGGGTCATCAGGTTGCTTTTGTTCGGAATGGGCTCGCCGGCCAACAGCCTGCCCAGAACATCGGCCGCCCAGGGATCGTCGGTGCCTGCGAGCCAGTTGCGCACTTCACTGGCAAGCGCGTTCCACAACCGGAGTTCGATGTGGTTCTCCCCCCGGGAGAGGCAGGCCACGGCCTGGAACAGGTGGTTCACCAACAGACAGTACGCGATCCGCTTCCAGGCCTTGTCCTGGCTGTAATGAACAGACGCCAGCGTTTGTTCATCAAGGGTATCAGGCAGCCCTCCTGACCAGCGGCCCGGTACCAGTTTTGTTCCCTCCAGGTCACGAACAAAGACCTGAACGGGGTATCCCTCCCGAATACCAACCACCACGTTCTGAAGGTGTGGTTCAAAAACCACACCATGATGGAACAGCGACTCAAAGAGCGGAGGGATGAGTAAGGCGAGATACTGTTCAAACCATCGTATTCTGGCGTCCTGTTCGTTGACGCCGGTGGCGGCAGCCAGTGTTCCGGCGGCCTCCGTGGCCGGGCAGCGACCGAAGCGGTCGTCGCTGAACAGCGCGGCGGCCAGCACGGGTGTTACGCCTGCGTCCAGATACTGTTCGAGGTTGTCCCGCATAATAACGCCAAAACCCTCCGCGATGCTCCGGCGGTCAGGCTCGGGGTGATCGGCAAAATCAAGGGTCTGGTAGGCTGGCTCGTACAGTAGACGGAATCCGCGCCACCGCGCCAGTGAAGGCGCAAGGTGAGCCTTGAGGGCTGCAGAGAGGGCAACGGCGCTTTCCAGTTCATAGACGGCATTTTTCCGAATGCAGTTGGTCAGCCGGACATGGGTTGAGAATTTCAGGAAATAGGGGTTGCCCGGTTGGTAAAGCGTTCGAACCGACGCTGTTGGGTAGAACCGTGGGCCGGCCTGCCCCAGTGGTAAGATCCGCCCTGAGCGGATAGCGCTGCAGACGATGGGCAGGCGCATGAGGTAGCGTGCCTGCCAGGGGTGCACAGGAATCGTGACCCATCCGTCGGGCAGGTCGAGCCCTACGCTCGCGTCTGACCCGAAGGCCGGCCCGGCAATGTCACCGCGGGTGCGAAGATCGCCCGGATGAACCGCGAAGTAATAGAGGGCAAACCCCGCGCCCATTTCCGGGGAATATTGCAGGATATCCTCCGGGTCGAACCCTTCCCTGGATTTTGGTGCCGGGTGGTAACGGTGCCCGAAACTCAGGGATTGCTCAGACCAGCGGAAGGCGTCCAGCCCCTGCCCCCAATCGGCGGGAACGCGGGTGTATTCGAGAATGCTCCGCATGACGTTCCGGCTGAGAAGAATCTGCCGGTAGAGCTCGCTGTTGAAAGGCTCTTCGAAACGCTGCGACATTTTATGAAGCAGTATCCGGCCCAGTTCCTCGAGCCCCAGCACCCGCCATCCCCTGAGCGCAGACTTGTAGTATGGCGCAGACAGGTAGCGGTAGTTGCACGTTCGTGAGCCTCCTGCAACCAGAACCAGCAGGGAATCTTCGGAATCAGGGAAGCCGATGTGCAGTACACTGACAGGCTCCAGCGCCAGGCGAACCCGAAGCCCCTGTGGCCAGGACCGGCTCCTTTCGCCGCCCTGAACAGACAGCTCCCCGGAGGGCTCGGCAATATCCCGGCAATAACAATTCAGCAGGGCCTCCATGCTGGCCTGGTCCGCCTGATAGTCGCAGTGCTGATCCCTGAAATAATGATGTGAAGCTGTCAATGACATGACTCTATTCCTCCTTCAAGCGTTCATGATGGTCGATGGCGGGGATGTTGGCCCGGTAGGAGCTCAGGGTGATGGTAAGAAGGGTCACCGCAGCGCCCAGCCAGAGTGGCGCAGTCTGGCTGCTCATACCCGCGGCGACACCCGCGAGTACACCGGCCGCGACACCGGCCCATTTACCAGCGCTGTCAAGGGCGCCAAAGCTTTGGCCCGCGTTTTCCGTTCGTGTAAGACGTGCGGTTTCGGCGTTGAGGGCAAAAAGACAGGTCGTCATGCCCAGCCCCATGACCAATCGTCCGGCGAGAATGGCGGCCGTTGTTCCGGCCGTCGCCTGAATAACGTAGGACAGTGCGAACAGTGTCAGGCCCGCGGGCAAGGTCCACGGGTTACCGAAAAACACGCTTCGTCGCAGCGGGCTGACCAGAATAATCAGGTAGATGGCATGAGGGAGGCTGTAGAGAACTCCGGCCATAGCGGCGGTACTACCCGTTCGTTCCTGGGTCCAGGGAATGAAGTAGGGAAAACTGGCCACCAGCGCGAAATTGAAACCGAAGTAAAGCAATCTCAACCGCAGCCAACTGGCGGATGCCGAAACCCTTTCACGGGAATGTTTCTGGTCACGAGGCCCACCCGAAACCGGGTCCGGGGGAGCGAGTTTCCATACCAGTAGTGCCGACAGAAGAGGCAGGATGGCCATATAGAGGTACAGACGCTGGGCTGGGACCCAGGTCATGAAGAAACCGAAAAGGATGGGCGCCAGTATCATGGCCGACCTGGCCGAGCCCTGCATCCAGTTCAGTGACTGGGTCAGGTTTTGACCGCGAGCAACGGTGGAAAGGTATGCGCTCGATGCGGCAAAGGTTCCACCCAGAAAGCCCTGAACCATCAGTGCCATGGCAAAGGTGACCACGCCCGGCGCCAATCCGGCGATTACGAAGGCCACGGCCAGACCAATCTGGGCCCGCAGCAGCGACCAGCGGCGGCCGAAACGGTCCGCTATTCTTCCCCAGAACGGCGCCGCCAACGCCGTGCAAACCGTCGGGATAATATAGAACCAGCCCACCCAAACGGTGTGTTCAACCGCAAATGTGTCGGTCAGGATCAGCCCAAAAAATGGTGGCATCCCCAGCGCCACCAAGGCCGCGGTAAAGTGGCTGAGCAGGATCACCGGCAGAACAGACTGGCTCATGACTCCTGCCCGAGAAAGTTTGGAGCCAGCTTGCCATAGAATTTATTGATGTCAGCGGCGCCGGTGCGGGACTTGCTTTCCAGGCTGCCTGCCCTGAGAAGATACTTGGTATAAAGCTGGCGATCCTCCAGCAGCACCTTGCGCGCTGGCTGAGTATTGACGCCCTCTTCGTCAAGCTGATCGAGGACGCTGATCACCTCCTCACGAAGCACCTTATACCAGTGGCCCCTTGATCCGAGCCCCCGTGCGGCCAGACCCTCAAGGATAACCGCCAGGTTCAGTTGCAGGGTTATGGTGGTAAACATCTGAGCCAGGGGTATTTCATTATTGACCAGGATCCGTTGATCCCGGAGTTGCGCGACTTTTGACTCCATGGACGGCATCTGGCCGCATAGCCTGTCTGGCCACAGCCTGGGGGCGTCGTTGTCCTTGAAAAGCAGCTGCGGTGGCCGACCCGGCGTGAGCAGCACCATGGAGTTCTGCTGGTTGGATTCCAGTGCAATGCCGTAGACAAGCCACAGTCGCAGGTGCACCGTTAGCGTTAAGGCAACGTACTGACGCACCCACTCCGTCAGGTCGCCACTATTGAACTCGTCCGCCATCATCTGGGCAACGCAGCGACCGTCCGGGCTGTCGGCTAACAGGGAGGCTACGGGCACAATCTGCTGCTGGTCGGAAAACCCGCAAAACCGGCGCACAATACAGCCCAGCCAGGGCAGATCGCCAACGTGCAGGCCTGAGGATTCGTCGGTTACAGAAAAGGTCCCTTTAAGGACCGGGTCCTTGCCGGCTATCTCGTGCAGGATTTGCTGAACCGTATGACCATCATAAAGTGTGCTCGGTTTGACCGTTCGAATGTTCCGGTTGCCCAGTGTGCGAATGGTCAAAGGGACTTTCACGTGGACCTCCGGCGCTGCCTCAAGCTGGAGGGTTCGTACCGACAATGTTGGCTGAACCCAAAGCGCAGGCGTTGGCGCCCGGATGACGCTGGCACCGATGTCTGTGTTCGACAGATAGTCACTCAGCGCGGTGTCCCAGAGATGAGGGTGCACCGGCAACAAGTAGTGGCTGTCAGCAAGCCGGTTATCCAGTCCTACCTCGCTGAAATCCGGCCAGCAACCCGGGAGCTCGCCCACCGCAGTGACTTCCGGGCAGGGGACGGCAAGCCACCGTAACCGGAAACGCGGGGCAAATTCAGGCGCGTACGCCGCCAGTGCCGCCTTATCAAAACCACTCTTGGCGCGGGCACTGGGGTAAAACGGATGATCGAGAAAAGCCGCGAGGCGATCGAAGTGGAGCAAGCGTTCGGATAGCCGGGGAAAATCCTTCCAGCTTTGCCCCTGATGGCGGATTTCGTCAAACCACCTGGACTGCTCCTCGTGGCAGAAGGAGGCGTGAGACTCCGCCGTTCTGCACTCATCGGCATAGACCTCCAACTGCTCCCCAGAGTCATCGTGTTCGTCCGCGGTGAGGCACGCCAAAACCTGTTCGTAGTGATTCACTTCTGACACGCTTCCGGCCTGGTCTGCGGACTGCCAGATGAGCGGGTCGCCACTCCACTGCCAACGCTGCATGAAGGTTGCGGGATTGACCGGCAACCACAGGATGCCTTGCGCCAGCGTCCACCGTAACCAGGTCGCCGGCGTTCCCGGGGAGCCGGGCACGCTGTCTACCCCAACTGCCTGAGAATCGCTCTGGCAGCCGGCCACGTCTTCGCGGATCAGGGCATCGACCAGCCTCTGGGTCAGATACTGCCCGGGGTCTGTTGAAG
It encodes:
- a CDS encoding TonB-dependent receptor family protein, yielding MSKSEVSTPLRRHRLSVAIATLPVSFLAAGSASALAQEQADAPTQLPGLNVTADWLGPPTEESEKTYTGARTVVEEDQLQATGALNLNDALRPVPGLTVLDETGTGILPNIGVRGLNPLRSERLQILLDGYPIAIGPYSNVGVSLFPVTLPSLEVVDIVRGGASVHYGPNNVGGVVNFVTKPIPAETSQTLRERVTIAEETGNVFTDTYYRVGGRATDKLDLQFQANVQRGDGFRDHSDTEVDNLILDARYYLNDQHELATQLQYYRVEAELPGALTPQAYEEDRTQSQRPHDGYEADMSRATFTWTYTPADNVEFQWRNFVHDADRTFYFGQNLSGTGHWADPGLDSTHVADSPRLFTVLGTEPRLAIRHGRHDITLGARFVSEDVEFDVNRLEFSSGNRSVARDWHLDTRAMAFYISDTVSFLDDRLTVTPGLRYEDVDMDFRDNLTGNTEENNADELLPGLTVGYQASDDLFVFANSQRSLVPVQIAQTTRDGAVANETAWNHELGARLQVTPELLSSATLFRIDYEDQIQFNRSTSRFENLGETRHQGIELANRWNLNSQWELGLGYTFLDTEQLSGDNEGNELPNAPTHKVSADATYSYQAWDTSLNWVYVSESYSDADNTEEETSNGSAGELPDYHLVTARVGRDFAVGGDRVLNLGLAVNNLLDEDYYFRGVDVSPVGRVPQPGRSFILEAQLDF
- a CDS encoding type III PLP-dependent enzyme, whose translation is MPEVPVSVQRAIKELKGQDSDPLCAYVYDLPELRHRAQGIVECLPPGCEMFYAAKANPALPVLGALAPFVHGFEVASGGELDWVRRHFPDTPVIFGGPGKLASDMEKAIDQNVELIHVESLLELQRLCDIAGRRQAHQDILLRINLELADTPSTRLTMGGVPTPFGMEEACIPDALALLGRQDRVRLRGFHFHLMSHQLDEKRHLGLITHYLETVRAWEARYGLTITEINVGGGIGINYTRPDQQFDWSGFCSGLDELLQAYSDRAWKIRFECGRFITAPCGFYVGEVLDVKRCGEEWFAICRGGTHHFRTPAAQAHDHPFDILPTHDREAAAPVVANHSVTLVGQLCTPKDVFARRVDVESLGVGDLVVFRYAGAYAWNISHQAFLMHPHPKEHFIE
- a CDS encoding IucA/IucC family protein; its protein translation is MSLTASHHYFRDQHCDYQADQASMEALLNCYCRDIAEPSGELSVQGGERSRSWPQGLRVRLALEPVSVLHIGFPDSEDSLLVLVAGGSRTCNYRYLSAPYYKSALRGWRVLGLEELGRILLHKMSQRFEEPFNSELYRQILLSRNVMRSILEYTRVPADWGQGLDAFRWSEQSLSFGHRYHPAPKSREGFDPEDILQYSPEMGAGFALYYFAVHPGDLRTRGDIAGPAFGSDASVGLDLPDGWVTIPVHPWQARYLMRLPIVCSAIRSGRILPLGQAGPRFYPTASVRTLYQPGNPYFLKFSTHVRLTNCIRKNAVYELESAVALSAALKAHLAPSLARWRGFRLLYEPAYQTLDFADHPEPDRRSIAEGFGVIMRDNLEQYLDAGVTPVLAAALFSDDRFGRCPATEAAGTLAAATGVNEQDARIRWFEQYLALLIPPLFESLFHHGVVFEPHLQNVVVGIREGYPVQVFVRDLEGTKLVPGRWSGGLPDTLDEQTLASVHYSQDKAWKRIAYCLLVNHLFQAVACLSRGENHIELRLWNALASEVRNWLAGTDDPWAADVLGRLLAGEPIPNKSNLMTRLFKRPDRESQYTWVPNPLAMPLPRAVDSRGGQCNA
- a CDS encoding MFS transporter produces the protein MSQSVLPVILLSHFTAALVALGMPPFFGLILTDTFAVEHTVWVGWFYIIPTVCTALAAPFWGRIADRFGRRWSLLRAQIGLAVAFVIAGLAPGVVTFAMALMVQGFLGGTFAASSAYLSTVARGQNLTQSLNWMQGSARSAMILAPILFGFFMTWVPAQRLYLYMAILPLLSALLVWKLAPPDPVSGGPRDQKHSRERVSASASWLRLRLLYFGFNFALVASFPYFIPWTQERTGSTAAMAGVLYSLPHAIYLIILVSPLRRSVFFGNPWTLPAGLTLFALSYVIQATAGTTAAILAGRLVMGLGMTTCLFALNAETARLTRTENAGQSFGALDSAGKWAGVAAGVLAGVAAGMSSQTAPLWLGAAVTLLTITLSSYRANIPAIDHHERLKEE